A single region of the Brienomyrus brachyistius isolate T26 chromosome 10, BBRACH_0.4, whole genome shotgun sequence genome encodes:
- the LOC125750545 gene encoding LON peptidase N-terminal domain and RING finger protein 3-like: protein MGTESTVMLELAAEAFSSGNFELAAEMYGGQLRLSGEPESQREVALRRADALALGGRLAEAFQLYRRAARLERLRPAQLETLLDCLGGIRRTESAWGRARRKAAGCFACPLCLGILSEPVTLLCGHSFCKRCLHRERRLARCGECGDASRLSDVRGYRVNVVLSSLLAKCFPSRQLAVRLRHEGDALYAERRLEAALEKYDQAIRLAPGDHVLFSNRSLINSSLRNLQAALRDAEAACRLQPGWAKGHLRKAQALSGLRQPEEALSEYLFCIALEPDSKLARSGALKLLSELLAPLPDRVQEGIPNCSSLLAPRGGMKGGAFRASTPCTCCGLPHSCKNHKKGCPAELPSSPGGHGDGSGESVQPGSQHPAAPTQRLHQKHKRGSEEEEGVGRHEWPSKRQKSVGGLQDADAAPQASDLISEAGAVDVADLECPLCMRLFYEPVTTPCGHTFCLKCLERCLDHNSQCPLCKEDLSEYLARRQYCKTVLMEGLIAKYLPEELIDRQRANEEEMAELSNLNKNVPIFVCTMAFPTVPCPLHIFEPCYRLMIRRCMETGTKQFGMCLSDSLKGFADYGCILEIRSVDFFADGRSVVDTIGRRRFKVIQHRERDGYNTADIEYLEDRKVEGEAEAELRKLHDAVYDQALVWVNSLKPEQKDRIVGHFGPMPEKDSDLQGSPNGPSWCWWLLAVLPLEGRAQLPFLALTSLKERLTGIRRVLLFMSRDRSR from the exons ATGGGCACCGAGAGCACGGTCATGCTGGAGCTTGCGGCCGAAGCCTTCAGCTCCGGGAACTTCGAGCTGGCCGCAGAGATGTACGGCGGCCAGCTGCGGCTCTCCGGCGAGCCGGAGAGCCAGCGGGAGGTGGCGCTGAGGCGGGCGGACGCGTTGGCGCTTGGGGGCCGCCTGGCCGAGGCGTTTCAACTCTACCGGCGAGCCGCCAGGCTGGAGAGGTTGCGGCCGGCGCAGCTGGAGACACTGCTCGACTGCTTGGGCGGCATCCGGAGAACGGAGAGTGCCTGGGGACGTGCGAGGCGGAAGGCGGCGGGATGCTTCGCCTGCCCCCTGTGCCTGGGCATCCTGTCCGAGCCGGTCACGCTGCTCTGTGGACACTCATTCTGCAAGCGCTGCCTGCACAGGGAGCGGCGGCTAGCGCGCTGCGGGGAATGCGGTGACGCCTCCCGCCTGTCCGACGTGCGCGGCTACCGGGTCAACGTGGTGCTCAGCAGCCTGCTAGCCAAGTGCTTCCCGAGCCGGCAGCTGGCAGTGCGCCTACGGCACGAAGGCGATGCGCTGTACGCCGAGAGGCGGCTGGAGGCCGCCTTGGAGAAGTACGACCAGGCGATACGATTAG CTCCGGGGGACCACGTGCTGTTCAGTAACCGCTCACTGATAAACTCCAGTCTGAGGAACTTGCAAGCCGCACTGCGCGACGCAGAGGCAGCCTGCAGACTGCAACCTGGCTGGGCCAAG GGGCATCTCAGGAAGGCACAGGCTCTGAGCGGTCTGAGGCAGCCTGAAGAGGCGCTTAGTGAATACCTTTTCTGCATTGCTTTGGAGCCGGATAGCAAGCTGGCCAGGTCCGGAGCGCTGAAG TTGCTGAGTGAGCTGTTGGCCCCGCTGCCTGACCGGGTCCAGGAGGGGATCCccaactgcagcagcctgctggCACCCAGGGGTGGGATGAAGGGGGGTGCCTTCCGGGCCTCCACTCCCTGCACCTGCTGTGGCCTCCCACACTCCTGCAAG AATCACAAGAAGGGCTGCCCCGCTGAGCTGCCATCCAGCCCCGGGGGTCATGGGGATGGAAGTGGGGAGTCCGTCCAGCCCGGCAGCCAACATCCTGCTGCCCCCACCCAGAGACTCCATCAGAAGCACAAGCGTGGctcagaggaagaggagggtgtGGGGAGGCACGAGTGGCCCAGCAAACGCCAGAAGTCAG TAGGGGGCCTGCAAGATGCGGATGCGGCCCCCCAGGCTTCTGATCTCATCAGTGAGGCTGGCGCCGTTGATGTCGCTGACCTCGAGTGCCCCTTGTGTATGAG ACTTTTCTACGAACCCGTCACCACTCCGTGTGGTCACACCTTCTGCCTGAAATGCCTGGAGCGATGCCTGGACCACAACTCCCAATGTCCCCTCTGTAAGGAAGACCTGTCCGAG TACTTGGCGCGGAGGCAGTACTGCAAGACTGTGCTGATGGAGGGCCTCATTGCGAAATACTTGCCGGAGGAGCTGATCGACAGGCAGAGAGCCAATGAGGAGGAAATGGCTGAGCTGTCCAA CTTGAACAAGAATGTGCCTATATTCGTGTGTACCATGGCCTTCCCTACGGTGCCCTGCCCCCTGCACATCTTCGAGCCCTGCTACCGGCTCATGATCCGCAGGTGCATGGAGACGGGGACCAAGCAGTTTGGCATGTGCCTCAGCGACTCCCTCAAAGG ATTTGCCGATTACGGCTGCATCCTTGAGATCCGCAGTGTGGATTTCTTCGCCGATGGGCGGTCGGTGGTGGACACGATCGGGCGGCGGAGGTTCAAGGTCATCCAGCACCGGGAGAGAGATGGCTACAACACGGCCGACATCGAGTACCTCGAGGACAGGAAG GTGGAGGGAGAGGCCGAGGCCGAACTGCGGAAGCTCCACGACGCCGTCTACGATCAGGCCCTGGTCTGGGTCAACTCCCTGAAGCCGGAGCAGAAGGACAGGATCGTGGGCCACTTCGGACCCATGCCCGAGAAGGACTCGGATCTCCAG GGGAGTCCCAATGGACCGTCCTGGTGCTGGTGGCTGCTAGCCGTTCTGCCGCTGGAGGGTCGCGCCCAGCTGCCTTTCCTGGCCCTCACCTCCCTGAAGGAGCGGCTGACCGGCATCCGCAGGGTCCTCCTCTTCATGTCCCGAGACCGCTCGCGATGA